In the Clostridium sporogenes genome, one interval contains:
- a CDS encoding 2-hydroxyacyl-CoA dehydratase family protein produces the protein MSDRNKEVKEKKAKHYLREITAKHYKEALEAKERGEKVGWCASNFPQEIATTLGVKVVYPENHAAAVAARGNGQNMCEHAEAMGFSNDVCAYARVNLAIMDIGHSEDQPIPMPDFVLCCNNICNQMIKWYEHIAKTLDIPMILIDIPYNTENTVSQDRIKYIRAQFDNAIKQLEEITGKKWDENKFEEVMKISQESAKQWLRAASYAKYKPSPFSGFDLFNHMAVAVCARGTQEAAEAFKMLADEYEENVKVGKSTYRGEEKQRILFEGIACWPYLRHKLTTLSEYGMNVTATVYAEAFGVIYENTDELMAAYNKVPNSISFENALKMRVNAVKSTNTEGGVIHINRSCKLWSGFIYEMGRRLEEETGIPLVTFDGDQADPRNFSEAQYDTRIQGLNEVMVAKKEVE, from the coding sequence ATGAGTGATAGAAATAAGGAAGTAAAAGAAAAGAAGGCAAAGCATTATCTTAGAGAGATTACTGCAAAGCATTACAAAGAAGCTCTCGAAGCAAAAGAAAGAGGGGAAAAAGTTGGTTGGTGTGCATCCAACTTTCCACAAGAAATAGCTACAACATTAGGTGTTAAAGTTGTTTATCCAGAAAATCATGCGGCAGCTGTAGCGGCTAGAGGAAATGGACAAAATATGTGTGAACATGCTGAAGCTATGGGTTTTTCTAATGATGTGTGTGCTTATGCGAGAGTAAATTTAGCAATTATGGATATTGGACATAGTGAAGATCAACCAATACCTATGCCTGATTTTGTACTTTGCTGTAATAACATTTGTAACCAAATGATTAAATGGTATGAACATATAGCAAAAACTTTAGATATACCAATGATTCTTATAGATATACCATACAATACAGAAAACACTGTTTCACAAGACAGAATTAAATATATTAGAGCTCAATTTGATAATGCAATAAAACAATTGGAAGAAATAACAGGCAAAAAATGGGATGAAAATAAATTTGAAGAAGTTATGAAGATATCCCAAGAAAGTGCCAAACAATGGTTAAGAGCAGCATCCTATGCAAAATATAAACCTTCACCATTTAGTGGATTTGATTTGTTTAATCATATGGCTGTAGCAGTCTGTGCTAGAGGTACTCAAGAAGCTGCGGAGGCATTCAAGATGTTAGCAGATGAATATGAGGAAAATGTAAAGGTAGGAAAATCAACTTATAGAGGAGAAGAGAAACAGCGTATACTATTTGAAGGAATTGCTTGTTGGCCATATTTAAGACATAAATTAACTACACTTAGTGAATATGGAATGAATGTAACAGCAACTGTATATGCTGAAGCATTTGGTGTTATATATGAAAACACTGATGAGTTAATGGCAGCTTATAATAAAGTTCCTAACTCAATAAGCTTTGAAAATGCATTGAAAATGAGAGTAAATGCTGTTAAGAGCACTAATACAGAAGGTGGAGTTATTCATATAAATAGAAGCTGTAAATTATGGAGTGGATTTATATATGAAATGGGAAGAAGATTGGAGGAAGAAACAGGAATTCCTTTAGTAACATTTGATGGTGATCAAGCAGATCCAAGAAACTTTTCAGAAGCTCAATATGATACAAGAATTCAAGGACTTAATGAAGTAATGGTTGCTAAGAAGGAGGTTGAATAA
- a CDS encoding 2-hydroxyacyl-CoA dehydratase family protein produces the protein MSNSDKMFNEFKDMLQNPKKTIVKHMEETGQKAIGCMPLYVPEELVSAAGMIPVGVWGTDTELSEAKTYFPAFICSILQTTLEAALNGEYDILSGMMIGNYCDSLKCMGQNFKLAVKDIEFIPVTIPQNRKMDAGKEFLKSQYKMVIEQLEKISGNKITDEALDKAIEIHDEHRKIMNEFTMLASQYPSEITPIKRNYVMKSAYIMDKKQHTEKVKELISEIKMLAPDQFNGKRVITTGIIADSEDLLKILEENNIAIVGDDIAHESRQYRTLTPDANTPMDRLAEQFANKECSTLYDPEKKRGKYIVDMAKERKADGIIFVMTKFCDPEEYDYPQMKKDFEEAGIPHVLIETDMQMKNYEQARTAIQAFSETL, from the coding sequence ATGTCAAATTCAGATAAAATGTTTAATGAATTTAAGGATATGTTACAAAATCCTAAAAAAACTATAGTGAAGCATATGGAAGAAACAGGACAAAAAGCTATAGGATGTATGCCGCTGTATGTTCCTGAAGAGCTTGTATCAGCAGCAGGAATGATACCAGTGGGTGTGTGGGGAACTGATACAGAGCTTTCAGAAGCTAAAACATATTTCCCAGCATTTATATGTTCAATATTACAAACAACATTAGAAGCTGCATTAAATGGAGAGTATGACATATTATCAGGTATGATGATTGGAAACTACTGCGATTCATTAAAATGTATGGGTCAAAACTTTAAATTAGCAGTTAAGGATATAGAATTTATACCAGTAACAATTCCCCAAAACAGAAAAATGGATGCTGGAAAAGAATTTTTAAAAAGTCAATATAAGATGGTTATTGAACAATTAGAAAAAATTTCAGGAAATAAGATAACAGATGAAGCTTTAGATAAAGCTATAGAAATACACGATGAACATAGAAAAATAATGAATGAATTTACTATGCTAGCATCACAGTATCCATCTGAAATAACTCCAATTAAACGTAATTATGTTATGAAATCAGCTTACATTATGGATAAAAAACAACATACTGAAAAAGTTAAAGAGTTAATCAGTGAAATTAAAATGTTAGCACCAGATCAATTCAATGGAAAAAGAGTTATAACTACAGGTATAATTGCAGATTCAGAAGATTTACTTAAAATTTTAGAAGAAAATAATATAGCTATAGTTGGTGATGATATAGCACATGAATCTAGACAATATAGAACATTGACTCCTGATGCAAATACACCAATGGATAGATTAGCTGAGCAATTTGCTAATAAAGAATGTAGTACTTTATATGACCCTGAAAAGAAAAGGGGTAAATATATAGTAGATATGGCTAAAGAGAGAAAAGCAGATGGGATTATATTTGTCATGACAAAATTTTGTGACCCAGAGGAATATGATTATCCACAAATGAAAAAGGATTTTGAAGAAGCTGGTATTCCGCATGTATTAATAGAAACTGATATGCAAATGAAAAATTATGAACAAGCTAGAACTGCAATTCAGGCTTTTTCAGAAACACTTTAA
- the acdA gene encoding 3-(aryl)acrylate reductase AcdA, translated as MFFTEQHELIRKLARDFAEQEIEPIADEVDKTAEFPKEIVKKMAQNGFFGIKMPKEYGGAGADNRAYVTIMEEISRASGVAGIYLSSPNSLLGTPFLLVGTDEQKEKYLKPMIKGEKTLAFALTEPGAGSDAGALATTAREEGDYYILNGRKTFITGAPISDNIIVFAKTDMSKGTKGITTFIVDSKQEGVSFGKPEDKMGMIGCPTSDIILENVKVHKSDILGELNKGFITAMKTLSVGRIGVASQALGIAQAAVDEAVKYAKQRKQFNRPIAKFQAIQFKLANMETKLNAAKLLVYNAAYKMDCGEKADKEASMAKYFAAESAIEIVNDALQIHGGYGYIKDYKIERLYRDVRVIAIYEGTSEVQQMVIASNLLK; from the coding sequence ATGTTTTTCACAGAACAACATGAACTTATTAGAAAATTAGCAAGAGATTTTGCAGAGCAGGAAATAGAGCCTATTGCAGATGAAGTAGATAAAACCGCTGAGTTCCCTAAAGAAATTGTGAAAAAAATGGCCCAAAATGGTTTCTTTGGAATAAAAATGCCTAAAGAATATGGTGGAGCAGGAGCAGATAATAGAGCTTATGTAACTATAATGGAAGAAATATCAAGAGCATCTGGTGTAGCTGGTATATACTTGTCATCACCTAACTCATTGCTTGGAACACCATTTTTATTAGTTGGTACAGATGAACAAAAGGAAAAATATTTAAAGCCAATGATTAAAGGGGAAAAGACATTAGCTTTTGCTTTAACAGAACCAGGTGCAGGCTCAGACGCTGGAGCACTTGCAACAACTGCTAGAGAAGAAGGAGACTATTATATATTAAATGGAAGAAAAACTTTTATTACAGGAGCTCCAATATCTGACAATATCATAGTATTTGCAAAAACAGATATGAGCAAAGGAACAAAGGGAATTACCACATTTATAGTAGATAGCAAACAAGAAGGTGTGTCTTTTGGTAAACCTGAAGACAAGATGGGTATGATTGGTTGCCCTACTAGTGATATTATTTTAGAGAATGTAAAGGTTCATAAATCTGATATACTTGGAGAATTAAATAAAGGCTTTATAACAGCAATGAAGACTTTAAGTGTTGGTCGTATAGGAGTTGCTTCTCAAGCTTTAGGAATAGCACAAGCCGCTGTAGATGAAGCTGTTAAATATGCAAAACAAAGAAAGCAATTTAATAGACCTATAGCAAAATTCCAAGCTATTCAATTTAAATTGGCTAATATGGAAACAAAATTAAATGCAGCAAAATTATTAGTGTATAATGCTGCGTATAAAATGGATTGTGGAGAAAAGGCAGATAAAGAAGCTTCTATGGCAAAATATTTTGCTGCTGAATCTGCTATAGAAATCGTAAATGATGCACTACAAATCCATGGTGGTTATGGATACATAAAAGATTATAAAATAGAAAGATTATATAGAGATGTTAGAGTAATTGCTATATATGAAGGAACTTCTGAAGTTCAACAAATGGTAATCGCATCAAATCTTTTAAAGTAA
- a CDS encoding electron transfer flavoprotein subunit beta/FixA family protein — protein MKIVVCVKQVPDTNEVKIDPVKGTLIREGVPAILNPDDANALEEALKLKDKYEDVKVTVITMGIPSSSYMLRECLAMGADEAILVTDRAFAGADTWATSNALASALRKVGDYDLIFAGRQAIDGDTAQVGPQIAERLDIPQVTYAMGFEYNKEDKTIIVDRQLEDGYERLQVKSMPALITAISELNKPRYMTVGGIVDAYKKDIKIFTIKDLDVTPDEVGLNASPTSVFRSFAPDKKSQGVILEGTAKEKVEKLVSALQSKHYI, from the coding sequence GTGAAGATAGTTGTATGTGTAAAACAAGTACCAGATACTAATGAAGTAAAGATCGATCCTGTAAAAGGAACTCTTATTCGTGAAGGTGTACCTGCTATATTAAATCCAGATGACGCTAATGCACTAGAAGAAGCTTTAAAATTAAAAGATAAATACGAAGATGTAAAGGTTACTGTGATTACTATGGGTATACCATCTTCTTCATATATGTTAAGAGAATGTTTAGCAATGGGGGCTGATGAAGCTATATTGGTAACAGATAGAGCTTTTGCTGGAGCAGATACTTGGGCAACATCTAATGCTTTAGCTTCAGCTTTAAGAAAAGTTGGTGATTATGATTTAATATTTGCTGGTAGGCAAGCTATAGATGGAGATACAGCTCAAGTTGGACCACAAATAGCAGAGAGACTTGATATACCACAAGTAACTTATGCTATGGGTTTTGAGTACAATAAGGAAGATAAAACAATTATTGTAGATAGACAATTAGAAGATGGTTACGAGAGATTACAAGTTAAATCTATGCCAGCATTAATTACTGCTATTAGTGAATTAAACAAACCTCGCTATATGACAGTTGGAGGTATAGTAGATGCATATAAGAAAGATATTAAGATATTTACAATTAAAGATTTAGATGTTACTCCAGATGAAGTAGGTTTAAATGCTTCTCCAACTTCAGTATTTAGATCCTTCGCGCCAGATAAAAAATCACAAGGTGTTATATTAGAAGGAACAGCTAAAGAAAAGGTAGAAAAATTAGTATCAGCACTTCAATCTAAACACTATATTTAA